A section of the Paralichthys olivaceus isolate ysfri-2021 chromosome 16, ASM2471397v2, whole genome shotgun sequence genome encodes:
- the pdca gene encoding phosducin a isoform X1: MSGPALEEEDLPANHTGPKGVINDWRRFKLDSVDQTVPHNKRELLRQMSSPREDDKDRVNRKMSVQEYEMIQDEDERCLKRYRKNCMQEMHERLSFGPRFEEVHELESGEAFLEVIEQEHRLTLVVVHVYQHGVKGCEQMNSCLDCLALEYSSVKFCRIDAVATGAAERFSSEVLPALLLYKAGELLGNFLAVTKHLNEEFFATEVEAFLNQYGLLPEKDIAACADDEDDGGDVD; the protein is encoded by the exons ATGTCTGGCCCTGCCCTGGAAGAAGAGGACTTGCCTGCCAATCACACAG GTCCTAAAGGTGTAATTAATGACTGGCGGAGGTTTAAGTTGGACAGTGTGGACCAAACCGTCCCTCACAACAAGAGAGAGCTGCTGAGACAAATGTCCAGCCCTAGAGAGGATGATAAGGACAGAGTCAACAGAAAG ATGAGCGTTCAGGAGTACGAGATGATCCAGGACGAGGACGAGCGCTGCCTGAAACGCTACAGGAAGAATTGTATGCAGGAAATGCACGAGCGCTTGAGCTTCGGCCCGAGGTTTGAAGAAGTGCACGAGCTTGAGAGTGGGGAAGCCTTCCTGGAGGTCATAGAGCAGGAACATCGGCTGACCCTGGTGGTAGTTCATGTCTACCAGCATGGTGTCAAAG GCTGTGAACAGATGAACTCGTGTCTGGACTGTCTGGCGTTGGAGTACTCCAGTGTTAAATTCTGTCGTATTGATGCTGTGGCCACAGGTGCTGCTGAGCGCTTCTCATCTGAG GTTCTCCCTGCCCTGCTGCTGTACAAGGCAGGTGAGTTACTGGGTAATTTCCTGGCTGTTACCAAACACCTCAACGAGGAGTTCTTTGCAACGGAAGTGGAGGCGTTTCTCAATCAATATGGCCTCCTACCTGAGAAGGACATCGCAGCGTGTGCTGATGATGAGGACGATGGAGGGGACGTGGActag
- the kifap3a gene encoding kinesin-associated protein 3, with translation MQDDARYLKRKVTAGSLDVHPTEKALVVHYEVEASILGESGGHMLGERKEGQKIIRVKSLSPSTDVGALAKKVVEECKLIPSSRLPQVEQLLYYLQNRKSSPVDGKVEKREKRSVKPRELTPFEGMELDEEASITKVDEYVELLYEGVPEKIRGSALILQLARNPENLEELLQNEAVLGALARVLREDWKQSGELATIIIYIFFCFSSFSQFHGVVSHYKVGALCMSVVEHELKRHDVWCEELRKKNKACESAPENGSLRRDQDKALRKYQGLRAKQEQLLRVSLYLLLNLAEDTRTELKMRNKNIVGLLVKVLDRDDEELLVLVVSFLKKLSIFLENKNDMAEVDTVERLARLVPCDHEDLLNLTLRLLLNLSFDSGLRAKMVEVGLLPKLTGLLGDENNRQVVMRILYHISMDDRFKGMFVYTDCIPQLMQMLFEGSEEDIEAELISICINLAANKRNAQLTCEGNGLKMLMKKALKTKDCLLMKMIRNISQHDGQTKPMFIDYVGDLAAEIRAEEEEEWVLECLGTLANLTIPDLDWELVLKEYNLVPYLKDRLKPGSAEDDLILEVVIMIGTVSMDDACAAMLAKSGIIPALIELLNAQQEDDEFVCQIVYVFYQMVFHQATRDVIIKDTQAPAYLIDLMHDKNAEIRKVCDNTLDIIAEYDEEWGRKIQSEKFRFHNNQWLEMVESRQADESETYLYDNDNDRTDLFYSADGITPADGCVSPDFFSDLQAQNGDSHLTEADRDIFDQTSSSPGRPATAYGFRPDEQPFYQYT, from the exons ATGCAGGATGACGCGCGCTACCTCAAACG CAAAGTGACTGCGGGCAGTCTAGATGTTCATCCCACGGAGAAGGCCCTCGTGGTCCACTATGAGGTGGAGGCGTCAATACTGGGGGAAAGTGGAGGTCATATGCTGGGCGAACGCAAGGAGGGACAAAAAAT CATCCGTGTGAAGAGTCTGTCTCCCAGTACAGATGTAGGAGCTTTGGCCAAGAAAGTGGTGGAGGAGTGCAAGCTCATCCCTTCCTCCCGTTTGCCCCAGGTGGAGCAGCTCCTCTACTACCTGCAGAACAGGAAATCTTCCCCAGTGGATGGAAAAG tggagaagagagaaaaaagaagtgtgAAACCCAGAGAGTTGACACCGTTTGAAGGAATGGAG ttaGATGAGGAAGCCAGTATAACCAAAGTGGATGAGTATGTGGAGCTGCTCTATGAAGGCGTCCCAGAGAAGATCAGAGGCTCTGCTCTCATTCTGCAGCTCGCCCGCAACCCTGAAAACCTGGAGGAGCTGCTACAAAACG aggCAGTTCTCGGGGCTCTGGCCAGAGTACTGAGGGAGGACTGGAAACAGAGTGGGGAGCTGGCCACCATCATCATCTAcatcttcttctgcttctccag TTTCTCCCAGTTTCATGGAGTGGTGAGTCATTATAAAGTTGGTGCATTGTGTATGAGCGTGGTGGAACATGAGCTGAAGAGACATGACGTGTGGTGTGAGGAGCTACGCAAGAAAAACAAGGCTT GTGAGTCAGCACCGGAGAATGGTTCCCTAAGAAGAGACCAAGACAAAGCTCTGAGGAAGTACCAGGGGCTTCGGGCTAAACAGGAGCAGCTGCTCAGAG TGTCTCTTTACCTCCTGTTGAACCTCGCTGAGGACACGAGAACGGAGCTGAAAATGAGGAATAAGAACATTGTTGGTCTGTTGGTCAAAGTTCTTGATCGGGATGATGAGGAGCTGCTGGTCCTGGTGGTTTCATTCCTGAAAAAACTGTCCATCTTTTTGGAGAACAAAAATGACATG GCTGAGGTGGACACTGTAGAGCGACTGGCTCGTCTGGTTCCCTGTGACCATGAAGATCTGTTAAACCTGACTCTGCGCCTGCTGCTCAACCTCTCCTTTGACTCTGGGCTCCGAGCCAAGATGGTTGAAGTTGGACTTTTGCCTAAACTGACTGGCTTGTTGG GTGATGAGAACAATCGTCAAGTAGTGATGCGTATCCTCTATCACATCAGCATGGATGACCGCTTCAAGGGcatgtttgtttacactgaCTGTATACCTCAG cTCATGCAGATGCTGTTTGAGGGCAGTGAGGAGGACATTGAAGCCGAGCTCATCTCCATCTGCATCAACCTGGCTGCAAACAAGAGGAACGCTCAACTTACATGTGAAG GAAATGGGCTGAAGATGCTGATGAAGAAAGCTCTGAAGACAAAAGACTGtctgctgatgaagatgatcAGAAACATCTCACAACACGatggacaaaccaaaccaaTGTTCATA GACTATGTGGGTGACCTGGCAGCAGAGATCcgtgcagaggaagaggaggagtgggtTCTTGAGTGTCTTGGCACACTGGCCAACCTCACCATCCCTGACCTGGACTGGGAGTTGGTGCTGAAGGAGTACAACCTGGTACCTTACCTCAAAGACAGACTCAAACCAG GCTCAGCAGAGGATGACCTCATACTAGAGGTGGTGATTATGATTGGAACGGTTTCCATGGATGATGCCTGTGCCGCCATGTTGGCTAAATCTGGCATTATTCCTGCCCTTATCGAGCTACTCAATG CCCAACAGGAGGACGACGAGTTTGTGTGTCAGATTGTCTACGTCTTCTATCAGATGGTTTTCCACCAAGCCACACGAGACGTAATCATCAAAGACACCC AGGCTCCCGCCTACCTGATAGACCTGATGCATGACAAGAACGCTGAGATTAGAAAAGTGTGTGACAACACCCTCGATATTATTGCT GAGTACGATGAGGAGTGGGGGAGGAAGATCCAGTCAGAGAAGTTTCGTTTCCATAACAACCAATGGTTGGAGATGGTCGAGAGTCGTCAGGCTGATGAGTCAGAAACATATCTCTACGATAACGACAATGACAGGACCGATCTCTTCTATAGTGCAG aTGGAATAACTCCAGCAGATGGCTGCGTCAGCCCAGATTTCTTCAGTGACCTGCAGGCTCAGAACGGAGACTCACACCTCACAGA AGCCGACAGAGATATCTTCGACCAGACCAGTTCGTCACCTGGACGACCAGCCACTGCGTACGGCTTTAGACCTGACGAGCAGCCCTTCTATCagtacacataa
- the LOC109647507 gene encoding protein Niban 1-like: protein MGASSSGMLDEAKISHIKGITDSTFQGFSVFYRQQYSSAYVGHIHQEVEPKKEGRGLLLTQRPKYDTEEVLYQGNVKFSCWDEQGKKFRERYAVLRRDYKVEIHENKESFDRGCAPKLVLQPTGGSVLTSEQESIAHLAKMCAGILNGAKEDSSSVVSSTDVIAVYLHLPYTGHACFLFREEEERDRFLSALKTSIRHRNLDPWCESSYEREAHMRALRLYRQDKGCYDSWEMLIGTEEEVLASQVMEEVLPWLQSQLQSRVKGKKTERIRQWLATVHATYTLVLEQLTASMEVLREECRQTASVNQALIRSNLDQIISSLSFLEQKVRVCIHEEAEKVYNASVAPYMSSILEVLTENISAGIHGMQNTLHTQMDSALTHTKGGTEDTEKALFSLRSISLDQCYGQVKNLTETLADLKQRFGLSNTQRLAHSAHLEMEQLLDSAVYTLELFLQSSARLQPSEIPVKMKRAKERVLKQLDYDSRVVQRKLYQEALLEITLPALTRSMDTKWKTELQQFEQYIFSDYSSFILIHNVHEDVLRNMLSTEIETVVKDAASKNSNNLLLDMSDLAISQYSLLGQTAPCSAPDDPANYPRDVYSPGPSADTESAPAVEEEAQTTAHPQTDAELNTAAESDPSSIQRSDLSTLPLSPMIVVTQQFDEPSDEEVSHPEEIHQDLQPGTNAPSMVDSTTADSGTPDHSINPEATNPTPDSPESSVSSLQSTDVPAECAQSDQSATLESSASSDQTPEDALVTQPCCPSPPQPFSTDSPTIISLETLNEAISCNADAPSVTMEQQTTDRAVYLTGDIKDSWEEERVREEKQKEAEEEEEKTEGRVGDEDKGSELEKIDEGDAEEREESTGNTVQEQEVEEEPRQSPQPMELQAESSAEPPLDSVALIRELVTEITEVETVVGPCPNNNAP from the exons ATGGGAGCATCTTCTTCTGGCATGTTGGATGAGGCCAAAATCAGCCACATTAAAG GAATTACTGACAGTACGTTCCAGGGCTTCAGTGTGTTTTACCGTCAGCAGTACTCTTCTGCCTATGTTGGACACATACACCAGGAGGTGGAGCCTAAGAAAGAGGGAAGAGGCCTGTTGCTTACTCAGAGG ccaaaGTATGATACAGAGGAGGTGCTGTACCAAGGTAATGTGAAGTTCTCCTGCTGGGATGAGCAGGGAAAGAAATTCAGGGAGAGGTATGCCGTCCTGAGAAGAGACTACAAAGTGGAGATACATGAAAACAAGGAG TCTTTCGATCGTGGATGCGCCCCTAAATTGGTCCTCCAGCCGACAGGGGGCAGTGTGCTGACCTCAGAGCAGGAGTCCATAGCTCATCTGGCGAAAATGTGTGCTGGAATACTCAATG GAGCGAAGGAGGATTCTTCTTCAGTGGTGTCATCTACAGATGTGATTGCTGTGTATCTGCACCTGCCCTACACAGGCCACGCCTGCTTCCTCTTTCGGGAGGAAGAAGAACGAGATCGCTTCCTGTCTGCGCTCAAGACCAGCATTAGACACCGCAACCTAG ACCCCTGGTGTGAGTCCTCCTATGAGAGAGAGGCACACATGCGAGCGCTCCGACTCTACCGACAGGACAAAGGATGCTATGATTCCTGGGAAATGCTGATcggaacagaggaggag GTTCTGGCCTCCCAGGTGATGGAGGAAGTGTTGCCCTGGTTGCAGAGTCAGCTCCAGTCAAGAGTGAAGGGCAAGAAGACTGAGAGGATACGACAGTGGTTGGCA aCAGTGCATGCAACCTACACGTTGGTGCTGGAACAGCTAACAGCGAGTATGGAGGTTCTGAGGGAGGAGTGTCGTCAGACAGCATCTGTCAATCAAGCGCTGATCAGATCCAACCTGGACCAGATAATATCTTCTCTGTCCTTCCTGGAGCAGAAAGTCAGAG tgtGTATACATGAAGAAGCAGAGAAAGTGTACAACGCATCTGTGGCACCCTACATGTCCTCCATCCTTGAAGTACTTACAGAGAACATAAGTGCAGGGATTCACGGGATGcaaaacacactgcacacacagatggactctgccttaacacacacaaaaggagGAACAGAGGACACCGAGAAG GCCTTGTTCTCTCTGCGCTCCATCAGTCTGGATCAGTGCTACGGGCAGGTGAAGAACCTCACAGAGACGCTTGCTGACTTAAAACAGCGGTTTGGATTGAGCAACACACAGAGGCTGGCCCACTCTGCACATCTGGAAATGGAGCAG cTGCTGGACAGTGCTGTGTACACCTTAGAGCTGTTCCTCCAATCATCGGCCAGACTGCAGCCTTCTGAAATTCCTGTCAAGATGAAGAGAGCTAAAGAAAGAGTGCTGAAG cagctggactACGACAGCCGAGTTGTCCAGAGGAAGCTCTATCAGGAGGCTCTGCTGGAGATCACTCTGCCTGCTCTCACCAGGAGCATGGACACCAAGTGGAAAACT gagttGCAGCAGTTTGAGCAGTACATCTTCTCTGACTACAGCAGCTTCATCCTGATTCATAATGTCCACGAGGATGTTCTGAGAAACATGCTCAGCACGGAGATAgaaacag TGGTGAAGGATGCTGCCAGTAAGAACAGCAACAATCTCTTACTGGACATGTCGGATCTGGCCATCAGTCAGTACAGTCTGTTGGGACAGACGGCTCCTTGCTCTGCACCAGACGACCCAGCCAATTACCCTCGAGATGTTTATTCACCTGGGCCCAGTGCAGATACAGAGTCTGCTCCtgcggtggaggaggaggctcaGACCACAGCTCACCCTCAGACTGATGCAGAACTTAATACTGCAGCCGAATCTGATCCCAGCTCCATTCAAAGATCTGACCTGAGCACTTTGCCTTTATCTCCAATGATTGTTGTGACACAACAGTTTGATGAACCTTCAGACGAGGAGGTTTCTCACCCAGAAGAAATCCATCAAGATCTTCAACCTGGAACCAACGCACCATCGATGGTGGATTCGACCACAGCTGACTCTGGAACACCTGACCACTCTATTAACCCAGAAGCCACTAATCCCACCCCAGACTCTCCTGAGTCCTCAGTGTCCTCGCTGCAGTCCACAGATGTCCCGGCTGAATGTGCTCAAAGCGATCAGTCTGCAACACTTGAGAGTTCTGCCTCCTCAGACCAAACACCAGAGGATGCTTTGGTCACACAGCCCTGCTGCCCTTCACCACCGCAACCATTTTCCACAGACAGTCCGACGATTATCAGCCTTGAGACACTAAACGAGGCCATCAGTTGCAACGCCGACGCACCTTCTGTAACAATGGAGCAGCAGACTACTGACAGAGCTGTGTACCTGACGGGAGACATCAAGGACagctgggaggaggagagggtgagagaggagaaacaaaaagaggcagaagaagaagaagagaagactGAAGGGAGAGTAGGTGATGAAGACAAAGGTAGCGAGCTTGAGAAAATTGATGAGGGGGacgcagaggagagagaagaaagcacaggaaacacagtgcaggaacaggaagtggaagaaGAGCCGCGCCAAAGCCCTCAGCCAATGGAATTGCAGGCAGAGAGTTCTGCTGAGCCGCCATTGGACAGCGTGGCTCTTATAAGAGAGCTTGTGACAGAGATCACTGAAGTGGAGACGGTCGTCGGCCCCTGTCCCAACAACAACGCACCCTGA
- the pdca gene encoding phosducin a isoform X2 encodes MSGPALEEEDLPANHTGPKGVINDWRRFKLDSVDQTVPHNKRELLRQMSSPREDDKDRVNRKMSVQEYEMIQDEDERCLKRYRKNCMQEMHERLSFGPRFEEVHELESGEAFLEVIEQEHRLTLVVVHVYQHGVKGCEQMNSCLDCLALEYSSVKFCRIDAVATGAAERFSSEVLPALLLYKAGELLGNFLAVTKHLNEEFFATEVEAFLNQYGLLPEKDIAACADDEDDGGDVD; translated from the exons ATGTCTGGCCCTGCCCTGGAAGAAGAGGACTTGCCTGCCAATCACACAG GTCCTAAAGGTGTAATTAATGACTGGCGGAGGTTTAAGTTGGACAGTGTGGACCAAACCGTCCCTCACAACAAGAGAGAGCTGCTGAGACAAATGTCCAGCCCTAGAGAGGATGATAAGGACAGAGTCAACAGAAAG ATGAGCGTTCAGGAGTACGAGATGATCCAGGACGAGGACGAGCGCTGCCTGAAACGCTACAGGAAGAATTGTATGCAGGAAATGCACGAGCGCTTGAGCTTCGGCCCGAGGTTTGAAGAAGTGCACGAGCTTGAGAGTGGGGAAGCCTTCCTGGAGGTCATAGAGCAGGAACATCGGCTGACCCTGGTGGTAGTTCATGTCTACCAGCATGGTGTCAAAG GCTGTGAACAGATGAACTCGTGTCTGGACTGTCTGGCGTTGGAGTACTCCAGTGTTAAATTCTGTCGTATTGATGCTGTGGCCACAGGTGCTGCTGAGCGCTTCTCATCTGAG GTTCTCCCTGCCCTGCTGCTGTACAAGGCAGGTGAGTTACTGGGTAATTTCCTGGCTGTTACCAAACACCTCAACGAGGAGTTCTTTGCAACGGAAGTGGAGGCGTTTCTCAATCAATATGGCCTCCTACCTGAGAAGGACATCGCAGCGTGTGCTGATGATGAGGACGATGGAGGGGACGTGGAct aa